Proteins from one Deltaproteobacteria bacterium genomic window:
- a CDS encoding permease has translation MEATFTSSSAVGVARRRQLLIGIGTLLIIAVIGLFLVKWSPYFNRAFV, from the coding sequence ATGGAAGCGACGTTCACTTCTTCTTCGGCTGTCGGCGTCGCACGGCGTCGGCAGCTGTTGATCGGAATCGGCACCCTTTTGATTATCGCGGTGATCGGCCTGTTCCTGGTCAAATGGAGCCCCTACTTCAACCGAGCGTTCGTC